From one Nematostella vectensis chromosome 7, jaNemVect1.1, whole genome shotgun sequence genomic stretch:
- the LOC5507457 gene encoding uncharacterized protein LOC5507457 isoform X1 — protein MAPKSRGKRKKSVEELLKEGRDLLDRQEVKSKRKRKPVRFLFSTDPATGLRNNKGTYKGQKKSKEKRLNPEFDVSGEGGYYENEVHHEDNIAEEGVTRLDLKAIKDIVEEWCSKNKKPKQCWTDRQEQLHESWAETRPSLFAAALSARFSPPESDICQVCTVNKVSIRCLMCKEGLLCGPCDQERHADAPFHDRDILIDGHYEALPNYVSKSALGEWIDVIQALPPNSPIHCPGCRGICDPSAPLPGTHLIVVNLNGRYDLLHRSFKCNGCNELFSTSHPLVLIQLGYWPGSVTSVTYGFDQRLLSYWDILQKQIPGISEHAFLKSLELHSQLYGRIPTINASTFRTSFQEWKYLQFEINSICHMDWMQCPACSDDQHSVHVDGNMKLYRFKSAGSRKKECYYGEAFIASNNKVDEHIKNIYHGAKHKDIGGGSMCGESNWRAAGNNLKKKKNLSETGLEIAACRHGLAQNAINMMYGEIYGYAHYLQLNHFIPKGVKFLWYDVVCLYWPWLRRNENEASKKMKPALSVMHAKAHAWHCQAIWGGRWQTGAAATTGEETEQVNSHFSRLGSTTKHMLPEGREELLTEHALEWNRRKIVGMPSYLARKYKRVEKQFTTLNAEIDKEFVEINFGRDCAKEWKEEILRVAKVEQCSLQSRKSKITDAERRYLVQIMGKEPKTDYEKALLSVSKEIYGEKAKDCSGGVTLSAEKGMLEENAVLYLRKQMEQMHFSIAQAVYNMGKLTDTSKQRKKLRTKVTSWKQTLKTAVDRHNAINPSSIVKEDDVEEGLFAWSQTECQDCVSLRTKRRLVNKVMEAERFGEELVLLKREMVSFLKFYKDVKLPSLREEQTRLQDLMNAGGESSLSHDDKGCRYLSAATHTISAKLALVMNGIAFAMRQLTAGTGAFAQILSTDLEEFRQFLLMSEVDVREDEDDEDQPDDGDDTVEPESSACSTRVVLEALSSLHNGPTPSVSPDALTASVWRWSLPPTLSQGTFNGRNGSNACSVIALCLGYALQEGLLLPPDVNKSLSETFLGRLCGCIELGNRIYDLFRQSLPSRFLSIQEAANIAVSWISSDVGQPLPVRLADLHEPSTVTYQLKRAFSRGGFNACLIADEKSSLFHACDDLVIHIDTHSHGPNKGAVVTAAHASAIPELCSTVWQEEGFSPNSFGNLVFVEFA, from the exons ATGGCGCCCAAATCTCGTG gtaaaagaaagaaatccgTAGAAGAACTTCTCAAAGAAGGCAGAGACTTGCTTGATCGGCAAGAAGTAAAATCAAAGCGAAAGAGGAAACCGGTtcgatttttattttctaccgATCCAGCCACGGGACTCAGAAATAACAAAGGGACGTATAAAGGTCAGAAAAAATCTAAAGAAAAGAGGCTGAACCCCGAGTTTGACGTCTCTGGCGAAG GTGGATATTATGAAAATGAGGTACACCATGAAGACAACATCGCTGAAGAAG GTGTTACAAGACTTGATCTCAAGGCTATTAAAGATATTGTTGAGGAATGGtgcagcaaaaacaaaaagccaaAGCAATgctggacagacagacaggagcAGCTACATGAAAGCTGGGCAGAGACAAGACCATCTCTCTTTGCAGCTGCCCTCTCTGCAAGGTTTAGCCCACCAGAGAGTGACATATGTCAGGTCTGCACAGTAAACAAAGTGTCGATACGCTGTTTGATGTGCAAAGAGGGGCTATTATGTGGCCCATGTGACCAGGAAAGACATGCAGATGCTCCATTTCATGACCGTGACATCTTAATAGATGGTCACTATGAAGCACTGCCAAATTATGTCTCAAAAAGTGCTCTTGGAGAGTGGATAGATGTCA TACAAGCTTTGCCACCAAACTCCCCTATCCACTGCCCTGGTTGTCGAGGCATCTGTGACCCAAGTGCACCCCTTCCTGGCACTCATCTTATAGTGGTTAACTTAAATG gGAGGTATGACTTACTGCATCGCAGTTTCAAATGCAATGGCTGCAATGAGCTGTTTTCAACATCACATCCCTTAGTATTGATACAGCTGGGGTATTGGCCAGGAAGTGTGACCAGTGTGACCTATGGATTTGACCAAAGACTTTTGTCCTACTGGGACATCCTGCAAAAACAGATTCCTGGCATTTCTGAACATGCTTTCCTGAAGTCCTTAGAGTTGCACTCCCAGTTATATGGAAGA ATCCCCACCATAAATGCATCCACCTTCAGAACATCATTCCAGGAGTGGAAATACTTACAGTTCGAGATAAACAGCATTTGCCATATGGACTGGATGCAGTGCCCTGCTTGTTCAGATGATCAGCATTCTGTCCATGTAGATGGAAATATGAAGCTTTATAGGTTTAAGTCTGCTGGAAG ccGAAAGAAAGAATGCTACTATGGAGAAGCCTTTATTGCGTCTAATAATAAGGTTGATGAACACATAAAGAACATTTATCACGGTGCCAAACACAAg GATATAGGTGGAGGTAGCATGTGTGGCGAGTCCAACTGGAGAGCTGCAGGCAACAAcctgaaaaagaagaaaaatctTTCTGAAACAGGACTAGAAATCGCAGCATGCAGGCACGGACTTGCGCAGAATGCCATTAATATGATGTATGGCGAGATTTATGGATATGCCCATTACCTGCAGCTAAATCATTTTATACCTAAGGGGGTCAAATTCTTATGGTACGATGTGGTTTGCCTGTATTGGCCTTGGCTCCgaagaaatgaaaatgaagCTTCTAAAAAGATGAAACCTGCATTATCCGTTATGCACGCAAAAGCTCATGCATGGCATTGTCAG GCCATATGGGGCGGGCGTTGGCAAACTGGTGCTGCTGCCACTACTGGAGAGGAAACAGAACAAGTGAATAGCCACTTTTCAAGACTTGGCTCCACTACCAAGCATATGCTTCCAGAAG GACGAGAAGAATTACTGACAGAGCATGCTTTGGAGTGGAACAGGAGGAAAATAGTTGGCATGCCATCTTATCTGGCTCGCAAATATAAGCGG GTTGAAAAGCAGTTTACCACTTTAAATGCAGAGATTGACAAGGAATTCGTAGAGATAAATTTCGGCCGCGATTGTGCAAAGGAGTGGAAAGAGGAAATTCTGAGAGTTGCTAAAG TGGAACAGTGTTCGTTACAATCGAGAAAATCAAAGATAACAGACGCTGAAAGGAGGTACCTCGTTCAGATCATGGGAAAGGAGCCAAAAACTGACTACGAAAAGGCATTGCTGAGCGTGTCAAAAGAAATATATGGCGAGAAGGCGAAGGACTGTTCTGGAGGAGTGACCCTTTCAGCAGAAAAGGGCATGTTAGAGGAGAACGCTGTTCTATATTTGAGAAAGCAAATGGAGCAAATGCACTTCTCCATAGCTCAGGCCGTTTACAATATGGGCAAGCTTACTG ATACTTCGAAGCAACGGAAGAAATTGCGTACGAAAGTGACGTCTTGGAAACAGACCCTAAAGACAGCGGTTGACCGGCATAATGCCATCAACCCATCCAGCATCGTCAAAGAGGATGATGTGGAGGAAGGGCTATTCGCGTGGAGCCAAACAGAATGTCAAGATTGCG TTTCACTACGCACAAAGCGACGTCTTGTCAATAAAGTGATGGAAGCTGAACGCTTTGGAGAGGAGCTGGTCCTTCTTAAGAGAGAGATGGTTTCGTTCCTTAAGTTCTACAAAGACGTCAAACTTCCGTCGCTGAGAGAGGAACAGACGCGCTTACAGGACCTCATGAATGCAG gtggGGAATCGTCGCTCTCGCATGATGATAAG GGATGCCGGTACTTGTCTGCAGCTACGCACACCATCTCAGCCAAACTTGCGCTAGTTATGAACGGTATTGCGTTTGCTATGAGGCAGCTTACTGCAGGAACCGGTGCCTTTGCCCAGATACTATCAACCGACTTGGAAGAATTCCGACAGTTCTTGTTGATGTCTGAAGTTGATGTAAGAGAGGATGAAGATGACGAAGATCAGCCAGACGATGGCGACGATACTGTTGAGCCTGAGTCTTCTGCTTGTTCTACACGTGTAGTGCTTGAAGCGCTTAGTTCTCTTCATAACGGGCCAACGCCATCTGTTTCTCCTGATGCACTCACTGCGTCAGTGTGGAGATGGAGTCTTCCACCAACACTCAGTCAGGGAACCTTCAACGGGCGTAATGGCAGTAATGCTTGTAGTGTCATTGCGCTATGTTTAGGTTATGCCCTTCAAGAAGGACTTCTCTTACCGCCCGACGTCAATAAATCGTTATCTGAAACCTTCCTGGGACGCCTGTGTGGTTGCATCGAGCTGGGCAACAGGATCTACGACTTATTCAGGCAAAGCCTTCCATCCCGTTTTCTGTCCATTCAGGAAGCCGCCAATATCGCAGTTTCGTGGATAAGTAGCGATGTCGGACAGCCTCTGCCAGTTCGATTAGCCGACTTGCACGAACCATCAACAGTGACTTATCAGTTGAAGCGAGCCTTTTCGCGTGGAGGATTCAATGCTTGCCTGATTGCTGACGAGAAGTCTTCTCTGTTTCATGCATGTGATGACCTGGTTATCCACATTGACACCCACAGTCACGGTCCCAACAAAGGAGCAGTAGTAACAGCAGCACATGCCAGCGCCATTCCTGAACTGTGCTCGACAGTTTGGCAGGAGGAGGGCTTTTCCCCAAACTCCTTTGGAAATTTGGTTTTCGTAGAATTTGCATGA
- the LOC5507457 gene encoding uncharacterized protein LOC5507457 isoform X2, with the protein MCGYYENEVHHEDNIAEEGVTRLDLKAIKDIVEEWCSKNKKPKQCWTDRQEQLHESWAETRPSLFAAALSARFSPPESDICQVCTVNKVSIRCLMCKEGLLCGPCDQERHADAPFHDRDILIDGHYEALPNYVSKSALGEWIDVIQALPPNSPIHCPGCRGICDPSAPLPGTHLIVVNLNGRYDLLHRSFKCNGCNELFSTSHPLVLIQLGYWPGSVTSVTYGFDQRLLSYWDILQKQIPGISEHAFLKSLELHSQLYGRIPTINASTFRTSFQEWKYLQFEINSICHMDWMQCPACSDDQHSVHVDGNMKLYRFKSAGSRKKECYYGEAFIASNNKVDEHIKNIYHGAKHKDIGGGSMCGESNWRAAGNNLKKKKNLSETGLEIAACRHGLAQNAINMMYGEIYGYAHYLQLNHFIPKGVKFLWYDVVCLYWPWLRRNENEASKKMKPALSVMHAKAHAWHCQAIWGGRWQTGAAATTGEETEQVNSHFSRLGSTTKHMLPEGREELLTEHALEWNRRKIVGMPSYLARKYKRVEKQFTTLNAEIDKEFVEINFGRDCAKEWKEEILRVAKVEQCSLQSRKSKITDAERRYLVQIMGKEPKTDYEKALLSVSKEIYGEKAKDCSGGVTLSAEKGMLEENAVLYLRKQMEQMHFSIAQAVYNMGKLTDTSKQRKKLRTKVTSWKQTLKTAVDRHNAINPSSIVKEDDVEEGLFAWSQTECQDCVSLRTKRRLVNKVMEAERFGEELVLLKREMVSFLKFYKDVKLPSLREEQTRLQDLMNAGGESSLSHDDKGCRYLSAATHTISAKLALVMNGIAFAMRQLTAGTGAFAQILSTDLEEFRQFLLMSEVDVREDEDDEDQPDDGDDTVEPESSACSTRVVLEALSSLHNGPTPSVSPDALTASVWRWSLPPTLSQGTFNGRNGSNACSVIALCLGYALQEGLLLPPDVNKSLSETFLGRLCGCIELGNRIYDLFRQSLPSRFLSIQEAANIAVSWISSDVGQPLPVRLADLHEPSTVTYQLKRAFSRGGFNACLIADEKSSLFHACDDLVIHIDTHSHGPNKGAVVTAAHASAIPELCSTVWQEEGFSPNSFGNLVFVEFA; encoded by the exons ATGT GTGGATATTATGAAAATGAGGTACACCATGAAGACAACATCGCTGAAGAAG GTGTTACAAGACTTGATCTCAAGGCTATTAAAGATATTGTTGAGGAATGGtgcagcaaaaacaaaaagccaaAGCAATgctggacagacagacaggagcAGCTACATGAAAGCTGGGCAGAGACAAGACCATCTCTCTTTGCAGCTGCCCTCTCTGCAAGGTTTAGCCCACCAGAGAGTGACATATGTCAGGTCTGCACAGTAAACAAAGTGTCGATACGCTGTTTGATGTGCAAAGAGGGGCTATTATGTGGCCCATGTGACCAGGAAAGACATGCAGATGCTCCATTTCATGACCGTGACATCTTAATAGATGGTCACTATGAAGCACTGCCAAATTATGTCTCAAAAAGTGCTCTTGGAGAGTGGATAGATGTCA TACAAGCTTTGCCACCAAACTCCCCTATCCACTGCCCTGGTTGTCGAGGCATCTGTGACCCAAGTGCACCCCTTCCTGGCACTCATCTTATAGTGGTTAACTTAAATG gGAGGTATGACTTACTGCATCGCAGTTTCAAATGCAATGGCTGCAATGAGCTGTTTTCAACATCACATCCCTTAGTATTGATACAGCTGGGGTATTGGCCAGGAAGTGTGACCAGTGTGACCTATGGATTTGACCAAAGACTTTTGTCCTACTGGGACATCCTGCAAAAACAGATTCCTGGCATTTCTGAACATGCTTTCCTGAAGTCCTTAGAGTTGCACTCCCAGTTATATGGAAGA ATCCCCACCATAAATGCATCCACCTTCAGAACATCATTCCAGGAGTGGAAATACTTACAGTTCGAGATAAACAGCATTTGCCATATGGACTGGATGCAGTGCCCTGCTTGTTCAGATGATCAGCATTCTGTCCATGTAGATGGAAATATGAAGCTTTATAGGTTTAAGTCTGCTGGAAG ccGAAAGAAAGAATGCTACTATGGAGAAGCCTTTATTGCGTCTAATAATAAGGTTGATGAACACATAAAGAACATTTATCACGGTGCCAAACACAAg GATATAGGTGGAGGTAGCATGTGTGGCGAGTCCAACTGGAGAGCTGCAGGCAACAAcctgaaaaagaagaaaaatctTTCTGAAACAGGACTAGAAATCGCAGCATGCAGGCACGGACTTGCGCAGAATGCCATTAATATGATGTATGGCGAGATTTATGGATATGCCCATTACCTGCAGCTAAATCATTTTATACCTAAGGGGGTCAAATTCTTATGGTACGATGTGGTTTGCCTGTATTGGCCTTGGCTCCgaagaaatgaaaatgaagCTTCTAAAAAGATGAAACCTGCATTATCCGTTATGCACGCAAAAGCTCATGCATGGCATTGTCAG GCCATATGGGGCGGGCGTTGGCAAACTGGTGCTGCTGCCACTACTGGAGAGGAAACAGAACAAGTGAATAGCCACTTTTCAAGACTTGGCTCCACTACCAAGCATATGCTTCCAGAAG GACGAGAAGAATTACTGACAGAGCATGCTTTGGAGTGGAACAGGAGGAAAATAGTTGGCATGCCATCTTATCTGGCTCGCAAATATAAGCGG GTTGAAAAGCAGTTTACCACTTTAAATGCAGAGATTGACAAGGAATTCGTAGAGATAAATTTCGGCCGCGATTGTGCAAAGGAGTGGAAAGAGGAAATTCTGAGAGTTGCTAAAG TGGAACAGTGTTCGTTACAATCGAGAAAATCAAAGATAACAGACGCTGAAAGGAGGTACCTCGTTCAGATCATGGGAAAGGAGCCAAAAACTGACTACGAAAAGGCATTGCTGAGCGTGTCAAAAGAAATATATGGCGAGAAGGCGAAGGACTGTTCTGGAGGAGTGACCCTTTCAGCAGAAAAGGGCATGTTAGAGGAGAACGCTGTTCTATATTTGAGAAAGCAAATGGAGCAAATGCACTTCTCCATAGCTCAGGCCGTTTACAATATGGGCAAGCTTACTG ATACTTCGAAGCAACGGAAGAAATTGCGTACGAAAGTGACGTCTTGGAAACAGACCCTAAAGACAGCGGTTGACCGGCATAATGCCATCAACCCATCCAGCATCGTCAAAGAGGATGATGTGGAGGAAGGGCTATTCGCGTGGAGCCAAACAGAATGTCAAGATTGCG TTTCACTACGCACAAAGCGACGTCTTGTCAATAAAGTGATGGAAGCTGAACGCTTTGGAGAGGAGCTGGTCCTTCTTAAGAGAGAGATGGTTTCGTTCCTTAAGTTCTACAAAGACGTCAAACTTCCGTCGCTGAGAGAGGAACAGACGCGCTTACAGGACCTCATGAATGCAG gtggGGAATCGTCGCTCTCGCATGATGATAAG GGATGCCGGTACTTGTCTGCAGCTACGCACACCATCTCAGCCAAACTTGCGCTAGTTATGAACGGTATTGCGTTTGCTATGAGGCAGCTTACTGCAGGAACCGGTGCCTTTGCCCAGATACTATCAACCGACTTGGAAGAATTCCGACAGTTCTTGTTGATGTCTGAAGTTGATGTAAGAGAGGATGAAGATGACGAAGATCAGCCAGACGATGGCGACGATACTGTTGAGCCTGAGTCTTCTGCTTGTTCTACACGTGTAGTGCTTGAAGCGCTTAGTTCTCTTCATAACGGGCCAACGCCATCTGTTTCTCCTGATGCACTCACTGCGTCAGTGTGGAGATGGAGTCTTCCACCAACACTCAGTCAGGGAACCTTCAACGGGCGTAATGGCAGTAATGCTTGTAGTGTCATTGCGCTATGTTTAGGTTATGCCCTTCAAGAAGGACTTCTCTTACCGCCCGACGTCAATAAATCGTTATCTGAAACCTTCCTGGGACGCCTGTGTGGTTGCATCGAGCTGGGCAACAGGATCTACGACTTATTCAGGCAAAGCCTTCCATCCCGTTTTCTGTCCATTCAGGAAGCCGCCAATATCGCAGTTTCGTGGATAAGTAGCGATGTCGGACAGCCTCTGCCAGTTCGATTAGCCGACTTGCACGAACCATCAACAGTGACTTATCAGTTGAAGCGAGCCTTTTCGCGTGGAGGATTCAATGCTTGCCTGATTGCTGACGAGAAGTCTTCTCTGTTTCATGCATGTGATGACCTGGTTATCCACATTGACACCCACAGTCACGGTCCCAACAAAGGAGCAGTAGTAACAGCAGCACATGCCAGCGCCATTCCTGAACTGTGCTCGACAGTTTGGCAGGAGGAGGGCTTTTCCCCAAACTCCTTTGGAAATTTGGTTTTCGTAGAATTTGCATGA